The genomic region TTCTCAAGGCCGCGGTGCAGGTGCTGGCGGCCTGGGACTGGCAGACCCGCCCGACGGCGGTGCTGGCGCTGGACTCCGACACACACCCGCTGCTGATCGGCTCGCTGGCCCGCGAGCTGGCCCGGCTGGGCCGGCTGACCGACCTCGGGGTGCTGCGGTACGCGCCGACGCGGCGGCCCGCCGTCGGGTCCAACTCCGCCTACCGCGTCGCCGCCCTGGCCGGGGCGTGGGAACCGCCCGTCCTCACCGGGGTGGACGGGCCGGTGCTGCTGGTCGACGACCTGTGGGACAGCGGTTGGACGCTGACGATGGCCGCGCGGGTGGTGCGTGCGGCCGGTGCGCCCGCGGTGCTGCCGCTGACGCTGGCCGCGGTCCGCTGACCTTTCGGTTCAGCGGCTGGGTTTCACTCCGCCGAGCTGTTTGGTCACGGCGTCGGCGGTGTCCACGACGGCTCGGGCGAGTTCGGTGATCTCGCTGTCGGTCAACGCCTTTCCGATGTGCATCGACGCGACCATGACCTGGCGCTGGTAGTGGTCGTACACCGGCGCGGAGATCACGCTGATGTCGTGGCGCCGCTCGGTGCGCTCACCGGGCAGGTACACCCGCTCGCCGATGTCGGATACCAATTCGCCCAGCAGCGCCCGCAGTTCGTCGGGCAGGTCCGTCGACATCCCCGCCATCAGCGCGTACAACCGGCGCCCCGCCGGGGACAGCCGCTCCACCAGATACCCGTCGGCGCGGCACTGCGCGATCACCCGCTCCAGGCGAGCGGAGTTGGTGCGCAACGGAATCGTCGGCTCGCGCGCCAGCCAGTCGCGTTCGGCGTCGTCGTCCCACAGCACGAACATCAGGCCGACCGGCGGCGCGAACGGATAGCTCTGGCCGACCTCCACACCCGGGCTGGCGCCGTGCGGTGCGACGAGATCGAGCACCGTGATCCGGTCGTCGACCACCCCGGACAGCGCCGCTGTGGCGCCGAAGCGCGCCGACAGCCGGCGCAACTCCTCGCGCGCCGCCGGGCTGACCCGCATCGACTCCTGCGCGCGGTGGCCGAGCGTGATCAGCGACGGGCCCAGCCGGTAGGTCTTGTCTGCCGGGTCGCGCACCAGGTAGCCGCTCTCGGACAGCGAGGTGACGATGCCCAGGCATGTCGGCTTGCTCAGCCCCACCCGGCGCGCCAGTTCGGAGAGCCCGAACCGCTGGTCAGGATGGTCGGCGAGGAAGTCAAGGATGCGCACGACGCGGTCCGTCGGCGGGGACGCGCGACCCGGTTCCGCCATGGCGGCACACCACCTCTCGTTCCATATTTCGACCGGCACGGTCGATATATTGACTCCTATTGAAACAGGTTCTAGTTTCGGCAGGGTGTATTCGCAGCCACTGACCGACGCGATCGCGGAGGCCGAGCGCCTCGTGGCCGCGGCCCCGTTCATCGAATCCGAGGCCGACCTGCTCGAGGGTCTGCAGTACCTGGCGGGCTGCATCGCGGCCTGTACGCACGTGGCGTTCGACTACGACCGCGACCACCCGTTCCTGCACTCTGGGACCGGGCCGTTCACCAAGATGGGCCTGGACAACCCCGACACGTTGTACTTCGGTACCCGGGTGACCCCCGGCCACGAGTACGTCGTCACCGGAAAGCGCGGCACCACAACCGATCTGTCGTTCCAACTGCTCGGCGGTGAGTACACCGACGACAACGTGCCGCCCAGCCAGGCCGCGTTCGACGACCGGGAGCTCGACATCGCCTCCGACGGCACGTTCGAGTGGCGCTTCACGCCGACCTCGCCGTCGCAGTTGGTGATCCGCGAGGTCTACAACGACTGGTCCGCCCAGCGCGGCCACCTCGCGATCGTGCGTACCGACACCGCGGGCACCGCGCCGCCGCCGCTGACCAGGGAGCTCATCGAGAAGCGTTACGCCGTCGCGGGTAAGCAGCTGGTGCAGCGGGTCAAGACCTGGCTGCAGTTCCCGCAGTGGTTCTACAACACGCTGCCGGTCAACACCATGGTCGCGCCGCGGCTGACCCCCGGTGGGCTGGCCACCCAGTACTCGTCGGTGGGGCACTACGACCTCGCGCCCGACCAGGCGATGGTCATCACGCTGCCGGTGCCCGACGCGCCGTACCTGGGCTTCCAGCTCGGCAGCCTCTGGTACATCTCGCTGGACTACATCAACCACCAGACGTCGCTGAACGGCACTCAGGCCCAAGCGGATCCGGACGGCAAGATCCGCATCGTGGTCTCCGACGCCAACCCGGGCGTCACCAACTGGTGCGAGACACTGGGCCACCGCAAGGGCTACCTGCAGTTCCGCTGGCAGCGGCTGTCCCGGGAACTGACCGAGGCCGACGGCCCGACCGTGCAGGTGGTCGACATCGACACGCTGCCGTCGGTGCTGCCGTACTACGAGTCCAACAAGATCTCCGAGGAGGCCTGGCGGGCCCGTATCGCGCTGCGCCAGCAGCAGATTCAGAACAGGATGGTGGGCTGACATGGGAACGCTGCTGCAGGACAAGGTGGTCGTGATCAGCGGGGTCGGCCCGGCACTGGGCACGACGCTGGCGCGCCGGTGCGCCGAGGAGGGCGCGGACCTGGTGCTGGCGGCCCGCACCGTCGAGCGGCTGGAGGACGTCGCCAAGCAGGTCACCGACCTGGGCCGGCGCGCGCTGTCGGTCGGCACCGACATCACCGACGAGGCGCAGGTGGCCAACCTCGTCGACGAGACGATGAAGGCCTACGGCAAGGTGGACGTGCTGATCAACAACGCGTTCCGGGTGCCGTCGATGAAGCCGTTCGCGCAGACCACCTACGAGCACATGCGCGAGGCGATCGAGCTCACGGTGTTCGGGGCCCTGCGGATGGTGCAGGGTTTCACGCCGGCGCTGGCTGAGGCGAAGGGTTCCGTCGTCAACGTGAACTCCATGGTCGTGCGGCACTCGCAGGCCAAGTACGGCGCCTACAAGATGGCGAAATCCGCGCTGCTGGCGATGTCGCAGACCCTGGCGACCGAGTTGGGGGAGCAGGGTATCCGGGTGAACTCCGTTCTGCCCGGTTACATCTGGGGCGGCACGCTGAAGAGCTACTTCGAGCACCAGGCGCAGAAGTACGGCACCAGCGTGGAGGACATCTACAACGCGGCGGCCGCGGGCTCGGACCTCAAGCGGCTGCCCACCGAGGACGAGGTGGCCTCGGCGATCCTGTTCATGGCCAGCGACCTGTCCAGCGGTATCACCGGGCAGGCGCTGGATGTCAACTGCGGGGAGTACAAGGCATGAGTCCCACACGTACTGACGTGGGAACCGTCGAGGATCTGCACGCGTCGGCCGTGAAGGCATGCGGCCTGGAGGATTTCGGCGGCGACGACGACAACTACCTCGAGGCGCTCGGCGTGCTGCTCGAGTCCTACAAGCGCGACGCCGATCTCACCGAGTTCGGCAGCAAGATGCAGCGGTTCTTCCTACGCAACGCGCTGGTCGCCCGGCTGGTGTCGGAGGCGGCGTGGAAGCAGTACCCGCAGCACGCCGACGTCGCCATCGAGAAGCCGATCTTCGTCACGGGTCTGCCCCGCACCGGCACCACCGCGATCCACCGACTGCTGGCTGCCGACCCGCGCCACCAAGGCCTGCAGCTGTGGCTGGCCGAGTACCCGCAGCCCCGCCCGCCCCGTGAAACCTGGCCGGACAACCCGGTTTTCGCGCAGCTGGACGCGCAGTTCCGCAAGGCGCACGAGGAGAACCCGGATTACACCGGCCTGCACTACATGACGCCCGACGAGGTCGAGGAGTGCTGGCAGCTGCTGCGCCAGTCGGTGCACTCGGTGTCCTACGAGACGCTGGCCCACGTGCCGACGTACTCGCAGTGGCTGGCCCGGCAGGACTGGACCAAGCCCTACCAGCGCCATCGCAGGAACCTGCAGCTGATCGGGCTCAACGAACCCGAGAAGCGTTGGGTGCTCAAGAATCCCAGCCACCTGTTCGCGCTCGACGCGCTGTTCGTCACCTACCCGGACGCGCTGGTGATCCAGTGCCACCGGCCGGTGGAGACGATCATGGCGTCGATGTGCTCGCTGTCCCAGCACACCACCGCGGGATGGTCGAACACGTTCGTCGGCGAGGTGATCGGCCGCGACTCGATGGAGACCTGGTCGCGCGGGCTGGAGCGGTTCAACGCCGAACGCGCCAAGCACGATCCGGCCCGGTTCTACGACCTGGACTACTTCCAGCTGGTCAAGGATCCGATCGGCGTGGTCGAGGAGATCTACGACCACTTCGGCATCGAGTTCACCGATGAGGCTCGCGAGGCGGTGGTCCGCACCGACGAGCTGAGCAAGCAGGGGCCGCGCGCGCCGAA from Mycolicibacterium phlei harbors:
- a CDS encoding IclR family transcriptional regulator; the encoded protein is MAEPGRASPPTDRVVRILDFLADHPDQRFGLSELARRVGLSKPTCLGIVTSLSESGYLVRDPADKTYRLGPSLITLGHRAQESMRVSPAAREELRRLSARFGATAALSGVVDDRITVLDLVAPHGASPGVEVGQSYPFAPPVGLMFVLWDDDAERDWLAREPTIPLRTNSARLERVIAQCRADGYLVERLSPAGRRLYALMAGMSTDLPDELRALLGELVSDIGERVYLPGERTERRHDISVISAPVYDHYQRQVMVASMHIGKALTDSEITELARAVVDTADAVTKQLGGVKPSR
- a CDS encoding SDR family oxidoreductase; this translates as MGTLLQDKVVVISGVGPALGTTLARRCAEEGADLVLAARTVERLEDVAKQVTDLGRRALSVGTDITDEAQVANLVDETMKAYGKVDVLINNAFRVPSMKPFAQTTYEHMREAIELTVFGALRMVQGFTPALAEAKGSVVNVNSMVVRHSQAKYGAYKMAKSALLAMSQTLATELGEQGIRVNSVLPGYIWGGTLKSYFEHQAQKYGTSVEDIYNAAAAGSDLKRLPTEDEVASAILFMASDLSSGITGQALDVNCGEYKA
- a CDS encoding sulfotransferase family protein, giving the protein MSPTRTDVGTVEDLHASAVKACGLEDFGGDDDNYLEALGVLLESYKRDADLTEFGSKMQRFFLRNALVARLVSEAAWKQYPQHADVAIEKPIFVTGLPRTGTTAIHRLLAADPRHQGLQLWLAEYPQPRPPRETWPDNPVFAQLDAQFRKAHEENPDYTGLHYMTPDEVEECWQLLRQSVHSVSYETLAHVPTYSQWLARQDWTKPYQRHRRNLQLIGLNEPEKRWVLKNPSHLFALDALFVTYPDALVIQCHRPVETIMASMCSLSQHTTAGWSNTFVGEVIGRDSMETWSRGLERFNAERAKHDPARFYDLDYFQLVKDPIGVVEEIYDHFGIEFTDEAREAVVRTDELSKQGPRAPKHTYSLADYGLTAEEVKGRFAGL